The segment GGTAAGAGCTGACCTGAGACAGGTGTATTAGAGCCATAGTGTAAAGCCAGtgccttttcccagggtggccttgaccaataccagaggacgcaaacaagaggaaatctgcagatgctggaatttcaagcaacatacatcaaagttgctggtgaacgcagcaggccaggcagcatctctaggaagaggtacagtcgacgtttcgggccgagacccttcgtcaggactaactgaaggaagagctagtaagagatttgaaagtaggagggggagggggagatccgaaatgataggagaagacaggagggggagggatggagccaagagctggacaggtgattggcaaaagggatatgagaggatcatgggacaggaggcccagggagaaagaaaaggggaaggaggggaaaaGCCCGGAGGATGGGGaagggggtatagtgagagggacagagggagaaaaaggagagagagaaaaagaacgtgtgtatataaataaataaataaataaataaataaatagatagatagatagatagatagataacggatggggtacgagggggaggtggggcattagcggaagtttgagaagtcaatgttcatgccatcaggttggaggctacccagacggaatataaggtgttgttcctccaacctgagtgtggcttcatctttacagtagaggaggccgtgggtagacatgtcagaatgggaatgggatgtggaattaaaatgtgtggccactgggagatcctgctttctctcagTGGtgtgtccagttcttggctccatccctccccctcctgtcttctcctatcatatcagatctccccctccccctcccactttcaaatctcttactagctcttctttcaattagtcctgacgaagggtctcggcccgaaacattgactgtacctcttcctagagatgctgcctgacctgcttcattcaccagcaactttgatgtgtgttgctcccaatACCAGAGGATGTCCTTTTAAAGGGAATGCAGAAAAGtttggggaagctgtgagaggtaggttttttttttacacatagtGGTGGTggatggttccttaaggttgtcatagcttgGGGTTGGTAACGGGGAtaagctcccaatggtgtgcgtctcaaatagcctctgataaccaagtccagttcTTGGCCTTTacgtgtgacttagctactaagtctggcggaaccatttctacctATGGGAGAAGGTGCAAAGGTGGGctgctggtgccttaaaaccagtcattcCGGGCAAACGaagctcatcagccgtggttggcagctcatctaggagagggaaaactctgatctcaaacctccgctgccttgcagttaCATCCACTCATTAGGAATGTTTCAGgtataaaccctgaggaaaaaaatCGGGATTCTGCAGATTTCGGATACGCACTGCATGAAGCGAATAATGAAGATCTCCAATGTGTATTCAAGGAGTGGATTCATCACTGTCAGAGTGAACAGATCTGCCACTTAACAGTGTGTTGATCacgaaacaagcaaagatctatcacaatgAACCGAAAACTGAAGGCTATTGTGAACATTCAGCAGAATGGTTGCAGAActttaagaaaaggcacagcaatacTTTTTAAAAGATTTCTGGTGATAATGCATTTGTTGATCATGAAGcaacagagaaattcattgatagATTTGCCAAGATCTTTGCTGACGAAAATCTTAACACACTGACCGGCTGCATCCATACATCTGTGTGATGAACAAATGCAAGGAAAGACTGCTTTCCAGTAGCACATAAAGTCAGAACTGGGAATGATGGTGATGGCCAACAGCTGCTtattgtttcatgcacaaaattatttaaaaatattatataaaactCCCTTCAGGGGGTACATATATACCAAATATGTAATGCAAACCACATCCCCAAGTTATATCATTATGTAAATACAGATATTTCCAAATCCAATACACTTCTGGCTCCAAGAACTTCAGGAATGGTCAACCTGTATTCTAAACaccaagacattctgcagatgctggaaatcaaagcaacacacacaaaatgctggaggaactcagcaggtcaggcagcatctacagaggacagtaaacggttgatatttcgggctgagacctttcatgaagaccggaaaggaagggggctggAGCCAGAATAAATCAgacggtgggggaggggaggagttcaagctggcaggtgataggtgagaccaggtgagagggaaggttggTGGGTGGGGTAGCGGGGtaatgaagtaagaggctgggtggaagaggtaaagggctgaagataaatgaatctgataggagaggacagaggaccaagggagaaaggggaggagaccACAGAAAAGTGACGGGTAGGCAAGCAGGGTTAAGAGAGGAGTCAGAATAGGGAGTGGAAAGAGAGATATAgctgcctgcactacactttctctgtaactgcacacTAGTTCTGCATTGTTTTTTTAACTTCTTCGATGTGTGGAATGATTTGTCTGGATGGCACGCAAACAAAGGCTTATTGTACCTCGgtgaatgtgacaataataaactaattcaaAATCCCTAACACCAAAAAGAAGTAGATGCCTAAGGATTGCAAAGTTTATCCTGCAGAGCTATTATCCAATTGTTCAGCCTTTACTATTTTAAAACCATTCGAGCAGCTGCGAGAACCTCTGGCTCGGCAGCATGGTCCTACCCACGTGGGCAAACAGCGAGGAGACCTTTGACCCCCGCTGGAGGCAGCAGGCGCTTCCGGTCATGGCGGCGCTTATGTGAGAAGCTGGAGCTGCTGTTCGACCGACCCACACCCGGAGACTTCGCCGTCCCGCTCGGCCGAGATGTGGGCCCGCTGCCGCTCACTGCTCGCGGCCCGAGCCTTGGGCGCTCGCCCGGCCCCTGCCCGCGGCCGCAAGTCGCGCACCGACCTGCCCGCCAAGTCGAAGGTGGATCGAGTCCGGGTCCCCACGCTCGTCCACCCCGAGGAGCTGCTGGTGGTGCAGGAGCGCTACCGGCAGTACGAGGCCATCATGGGGGCACTGAGGTCTGTCAGAGAGGGGCACTGTGGtcggtgtgggtgggtgggtggtacGTGGCTGTGTTCGGGCCACATCTGTGTTGAGAACAGGGGCAGAGAATGTGTGATGGCGGGGGACGGGACACAAGTGGAAGCTGGAGGGGGACGAAGGCACATCGGAAATATTGCCGGGGTGGAAGGGGGCTGGGACACACCGGGAGTCAGGGCAGGGGGTAGATGCACATCTAGGATCTGTCTGGGAAGTTGGGACACATCTGGAATCTAGATGGGAACTGGGGCACGTCTGAAATCTGGTCAGTGGTTTGCACATCTGGAATCTGGACGGGGTTTGATGCACGTCTGGAATGTTGTCGGGGCTGAGAGACATCTAGAATCTGGGTAAAGGTCCAGGACACATCTGGAATCTTGGCAGGGGCTGGGACACATCTGGAGACTGGTCAAGGGGCTAGGGAACATCTGGAATATGTGAAAGGGGCACCAGCAATATAGACAGGAATACACTAATTATGtgcagggatgtggggttattcTGCCTTGAGTATCTGGCTGGTGCACTGTGCTAACAATCAAACTGTCTCAAAACTTGGATTGTGCAACTTTGTTTCCCAGGATTTGATCTGGGACTGTAAATAGCAGTGCTTCTCTTCCACCTGTCTTGTACTTGGTTGCTCAGTAAAAAGTCAGTATGTGAAGATTAGGACACAAAGTGAGATGCCGGAGAAGGTTATTCTACATCTTTTCTTTGCCTCACTGTTTGAGTTATCATTTCACCCGCTCTTTACGAAGGGCTGAATTCAAGGAAGCAGTGTTGCGGAAGCgttacgaggaggaggtgggctCGCTGGCTGAGGAGCGAGCCAAGCAGGAAGCTGAGGAGCACAGAAAGCTGATGGAGTTCAATGACCGGGAGAATGAGCGGCTACAGAAACTCCGGTGAGTCCGTGTAGAGGTAGTACTTCGTCAGGCACCACCTCTCTAGGTCAGAGAGCAGCCAGCTGTAAACCATaaaacaagatattctgcagataacacacacaaaatgctggaggaactcagcaggccattcagattctgcaaatgctggaaatccacagcaacgcacagcaggtcaggcagcatctatgaaaatgaatgaacagtcaatgttttgggccggacccttcatcagggttcttccagcattttgtgtatgtaaaTCATAAAACTCCTCTCTCAAGGACAGTGGATAATGAGAGCAGGCAGCTGTATGTCACAGCCACTGACTCATCAGAGGGCGATGAAGACCAACAGTTAAGTATTATGACTCCCGACTGTAGGTCATGGTTGGCAGGCTgaagatgtgtctctaccaaagaaggtgcaaGGTGCCCCTGCCCtgtgctagcctgcaggtcacccttgagcaaggtgtagcacctgcttagcccctgaccTGGGTCACATAagtccatgggagcaggtggtgtagGTCATATTaacagctggtgcatgtcacaagtcctggttatgcaaccactgatgccaggcagacaatctctgaggagtatttataatggctggggtcaacccgtcttgtaaagacactatccagaaggcggcaatggcaaaccacttcagtagaaaaattgcAAAAATACCATTGAAAGACCATCatcacctacatcatacaacatggcacgcaatgatgatgtcatacaacatggcacgtaACAAACGAACGACTCAAGGTGAGGGCATTGAGGGTGGGCAGCTGTAGATTATAAACTTCTGATACAAGGTCAGAAAGCGATGAGAacagttcaaactaaatttattatcagagtacatatatgtcaccctgtataaccctgagattcgttttcttgtgggtatattcaataaatccaataactataatagaatcaatgaaagtcacACCACCTGGGcctacaaccagtgtgcaaaagaaaacaaagtgcaaatgcaaaaagaaaaaaaaataattttaataataaattaagtGATAAATATCAAGGGCacgagatgtagaatccttgaaagtgagtccttaggttgtgggaacagttgagtAGTGGGGCAAGAGAAGTTATTCCCAttagttcaagagtctgatggttgaacttgaacatggtgttgtgagttctgaggctcgtgtacctttttgatggcagcagcagtAAGGGAGCATGACTTATATCACAGCCACTGAGCCATCAGAGGGTGAAGAAGGCCAAtggttatgttctatgttctcctgGCTCAAGGTCAGAGGGCAACAATGGCAAATCACAGCTATAAAtaagatagagggaggaaagtttTTTCCACTGGTaaatgagactggaactagaacgggtggcatggtagcgtagcggttagtgtaatgctatttcagcaccagtgacccaggttcagttcctgccgatgtctgtaaggagactgtatgttctccccatgatcacgtgagtttcttccaggtgctccattttcctcccatgttccagagATGAATGGGTAGGGTGCCACTGTTActtagtggttaacacaatgctcgTGGCGTTCcagtgttcagagttcaattctacaccatctgtgaggaatttgtatgctctccctgtgaacgtgtgtgtttcctccgggtgcccccgtttcttcccacagtccaaacacttcctggttagtaggttaattggccattgtaaattgtcctgtgattaggttgatGTCACTGCTGGCCAGTGCAGCTCGttcggccagaagggcctgttctgcactgtttccataaataaataaattaattaaattggTCACATGGCTGTAATTGCACTGCCCGGGCTCGTTGCGCTGTAAGCCCCTGTTccttgctgcatctctaaatgaaTTAAATTTTAAATAAGCGCTGCCTTGTTTTTGTCTTGGAACAGAGAGGAGCGACTCCGGCAGGAGATGGAAGTAGAGCGGCAGCGGAAGCAGCAGGCTGCTGCCTACAGAGAACAGAAGCAGAGGGAGTTCCTcagtgagaaggagagggaggtTCTGCAACTTCAGGTGGGCTCTGCGCTCTGGCACCAGGGCCTCGTtcactctttatttatttatttagaaatactgcAGGGTCATTCATTTCCAGCCCAAAGAGCTGGCCGTCCAGCACacaccctagcctaattacaggacaatttacaacgaacaATTAATCTGCTaaccaatacgtctttggactgtggatggaTACTGGAGCACCAATATgtatttacaaaataaataacattATGTATACAAAGTTGTTTAAAGTGTTTACGGTGCAGTGAATGGGTTAATAGATAAAgtatctttctttttcaatctttttattagtttcataaaataaaagcataacatagcaataatacaaatagtaggagatacattgttgtatttaaaatgagtaattataagatcaaatagtataaattgaaaAAACTCCCAATCGTGTAGGATAACAATGAgtaatacaggacaaaaaaaaaacaagaaaactcatgaaaaagaaaaaaaatagaaaaaaaaacaaaccccatcccaaaaaaaactaaactaaacagaattagtcaactaaactaaaagacttggacaattctaacaacgtaaaaatggaaaagaagaaaaccttagtgtcgacgactccattcctctcaaccaacagtacagagaaataaaataagtttggaaatggtcaaattacatcatatgaaaatgctgaataaatggccttcaagttttttcaaatttaatggaagggtcataaaccacacttctaattttttccaaattcaaacacaccatagtttgtgaaaaccaatgaaatacagtaggagggttaatctctttccaattcagcaaaatggatcttttggccattaaagtaagaaatgcaatcatccggcgtgctgaagaggaatagataaagtatccccctaactagaatggttgataggattaactgcctgagggaagaaacttttaagacgatgtgaagtttttgttttaatagccctatagagctttgcagaagggagcttttggaagagACAGCTTACAGGTTGGGTAGTGTCCATGATGATTTTTCTGCTTGCATCTTTGTTCTGGATACATGAAAGTCCTGCAGAGATGCTGGACTGCTGCCAAACATTTCAAACAGTTCAAAGttttaagtacatttattatagaAGTACATACACTTAGTGACTGCCCTATGAGGTAAGCTGTACgccagctcattaatgcaaatatctaatcagccaatcatgcggtaGCGACTCAAtgtatgaaagcatgcagacatggtcaggaggttcagatgttgttcagaccaaacatcagactggggaaggaatgtgatctagtGACTtctccctttacctttcccacccacctggtagtcttccttcccttccccctacctttttattctggtgtcttccctcttccttctcagtcttgaagaGGTTCAtggcctaaaacgttgactgtttgtttagatgctgcttgacctgctgagttcctccagcattttgtgtgtgttgctaagggcCTTTAGGTAGGCACGTGTACAGAATATGCAGAGAAGTTATGTAGCCAGAAGAGACTAGAAGGCTCCTAAATAGCACGTTAGCATAGTGATTAGAAAATTGGAGTTAAGTTCCTGCTGCCCTCTGTcaggtgtttgtacgttctccccatggttAGGGCAAatcattttttgcagaaaattttgccaagagcaatcTTTGTTATGGGAAGACcttgatcacccatgtcatatgacacggcacataacggaCGAAggttaattttaaggtgattggaggaaagtgtaggggtgaatgtcagaggccttacagagtgtggtgggggtggtggtagagacagatacatttgggagatttaagagtctcttaggtatatgggtgaaagaaaaatcGAGACCTCTGTGGCAGGGAGGTGTTATATGGATCTTGGTTTAGCTTAaaaatttggcacaacattgtgggccagaggaCCTGTACTATTCTACGAAAGTGGGGATGTAATGGGAGGAGTAGATGAGGTGAGCACAGATCGGAGCTTAGGAATACTCTGAGAGTAATGAAAATCCTTTAGTCATGTCTAGGACCTATGCTACTGTTTGTAGTGTCATCACCATCATTGTTtagtgctgtgtcgtatgacatgggtgaccatggtttcatgaccatgattgtccttggcaaatttttctacaaaagtggtttgccattgccttcttctggccagtgtcttcacaagacagatgtccccagccactatcaataaacttcagagattgtctgcctggtgtcagtggttgcaaaaccaggacttgtgatctgcaccagctgctcgtaggaccatccaccacctgctgccatgatgtcacatgaccctgattggggggtggggtggtggctaaacaggtgctacaccgtGCTGAAGGGGGACCTGCAGATTAGCAGtgggaagaagtgccttacacctcctgtgCTAGAGACGtagctccaccccaccaccctttgGAGTGTAGCAGCTAAATTACTGCAGGAATCGTTGTAAGGCTTTTGTTATTTGGCCTGGTTTGAATTCCTCCATGGCATACACTAGggaatttaaattaaaaatatttgGGCTGGAATAAAAGCCAGAATGGTTGTCAAGCAACTACTAAGTGGTCCTTAACCACACAGAAGGCATCCATTGCATGCCCTTTTTTCATTACTACCTTCAgttaggaggtacaagagccttctCTGGTCTGACTGTCGTGGTAGACCGACCCGATGCAAGAACAATGTACCACAGATACACTAACACACGTAATTCTTTCTCAAagcttttactctttatttatAGCATGCTATGgaggaagttacagactgatctctCAAAGAGCCAGTCCAGACACTGTCCCCCGAATTACACAAGTCTCCACAATTTATAACTTTGATCATTACAGGAAATTGTGTGATTACAAGTTAAGAGAATATTAGAATAGTTTCAGtcacatgctaagatacaattagatgtaaaATCTTCATtggttagttataattattttaagccaaagctagTCTGGATACAACATCAGTTCCCTATAttgataccttcccctttctgaactTTACGCTATCCCACCCATATTTAGCTATATCTTGAGATGTCTTCTTCTGTAAGGTCAGATAATTCCTTATTTGAACTTTAATCTAGCATTTTCAGAGAACAATGGATCATACGTCACCTGTTGCTGGGTAAGGTTTCTTTCTCACTTGTCCAACAACAGAAAGCCAAGGCGCCCATAAGGTGATTGATGATTAATCATTGTTTTTAGCATGTACCTGTCCCTCCACTCTATCATGACAAGTATATGACTCCAGGCCCATCATGTGgttctgctttctgcagatgtCCAAAGAGAAGTTTAAGTTGTGCTGCAGATACACTGCGAGATCCACTTGGTTCATAGCCTGATCCCTGCTTGTAGGCAAAGTAACGTTCACTCTGGTCCACAGTGACACCTGTCAGTCAGTCTCAGAAATACACTGGGTGCAGGCAGTAGATCACAATGTTGTATTCCTTATACAGTTCCTGCAGGAATATTGAAGACCTTCAATTGAACAATAACCACactgatatttttaaaaaagcaattgAACATTTCTGTGGGGGTTTAATCTTTATACTTACTTCTCGTTATGCCTTTGGCATTTAGGGcaccaatgaaggtcctccacctctgTCTCCATATCTTCACACACAGAtaaagaaggattcttcattgctgttttttgTTTGACCAGACAGGATTGTTAGccatgagctgaacccccgaacctggaggacaggtggaccactcttagtctggcctctaccctttggcctgttcggcatgggtgaccctaccaagagccaaaacacaaggccgtgactccagccaacatagctctctgggtcattgaggcacacaagcctccaaacctacgacaaggttgtggtcctcttggagtgtCATCTTCATGTTGAGGGAGAAATCGTGATCAGTCTTCCAGTATGTTTCTGTGGTAGGGATGAGTCAAAGTTGAGCTTATTGTCATATGCTTAAGTAcacatatgcacaggtgcaaagagaaacttacttgcagcagcatcatttAAACACCATTCACaaaaaaaataaacattaaaCACTATTTTACAGGGGAAAAAAcacaatttagaacatagaacactaaagcacagttacaggcccttcggcccacaatgttgtgctgaccttttaacctactcttaaaatcaaactaacccttccctcttacacaaCCAtttattttcctatcatccaagtgcctatctaagagtttattaaatatccctaatgtatctgcctctaccaccacccctgacagtgtgttccacacacccaccactctctgtgtgggctaacctacctctgacatcccctatattttcccccaatcaccttgaaattataCTGCCTTATTCACTCTGGAAAAAGGTCTCTTCCTGTCCACTCAATCAATGgtccttatcatcttgtacacctctatcaagtcacctttcattttCTGTCACTTGAAAAAAGCCTTATCttgttcaacctatcctcataaggcatttTCTTTAATGCCTTTTGAGGGTATTATAACCTCATAAAAACTATTATAGTTTTAAAATAATATACAGGACACAGAACGCAACAGTACAGGAATGTGGAATAGGCACTTCAgaccataatgttgtgccaaactaattaaacaatTAATTAAAATCACAATCATAATCACTTTAAAACCAGTATGTGAAACACATCACTATTGATTGTAGTccagtgccaagcataaaacacaggacgataccataacagacaacacaatagcaaccaacaaattacaagacaatagtgcaaacagtcATGAGCAATTAATAATTAGCAGAACGGTCACACGTGCAAATGTCAATAATCTAACTGAAATAAATGTGAATatataaacaggatcaataattATCAACAAAACAAGGAAAGCAATAAAGACTATTTAACGGATTTTGTGCAGGGACAGTTagggtattacacctgagtgagaTTTGTTGAGAAAATGGACAgatacaggaaagaagcttcCTAAATTGGttataaaaaaaagtttaaaatagtaaataaatctTTCTAAACTGGTCCTGTCAGCCTACataagtccatatccctccattttattcatttttatgtGCCCCTGTAAGAGCCTGTTAAATGCttgtattgtatttgcctccactccTGGCAGTGCACTAAAGACACTGCCGAGGTGGGTCATCTCCTACCTGACTACATGATagcaatttctccccctcccctttcctcttccattccccatgTTTTGTTCCCTCTTACCTCTTTAAGTGCCTATCAACTCCCTCTGttgcctctcctcctttccttctcattggtccactctgctctcctatcaggttcACTCTTCAGCTGGTTACCTttttcacctattacctcccagcttctcacttcatccatccttccccctcacctggtctcacctatcacatcCTAGCTTGtacaccccctcccccatcttattctggtcccttcctccctcccttccagtcctgatgaagggtctcagcctaaagcgtcgattgcttattcatttccatggacctgctgagctcctcctgtattttgtgtgtgttgctctggatttccagcttctgcagaatcctctgcagccttttctaaTCCTGCGCCTCCAGACCAGACTGTCcctggtacacctgtagaaatctgTTTGGGTTGTTGGTGACACTGATTATCTCACTCTTCTAATTTACAGGAGGAAGCAAAGAATTTCATTACGCCGGAGAACCTGGATCAGCGCATCGAGGAAGCAATGGACAACCCGCAGAATTATAACTTCGCCATTGACAAAGAGGGTAGAATTGTTAAACAGACGGTGCTGCAGTAGGTCAAACCCAACTGTAGTCTTGTTGGCTGAGTTCTTAGCGGCAGGGTGTAGGGAAATGCTCCCCTgcaagggaagggaggggaggggaactcTTTGGTGAATGAGTGAAGTCTAACAGAGCAATCCTTTTACTGTTTAGCTAGGCTAAGGTGAGCTATCAGAGTATCGACACTTTCAGTCACAGTATGGGTGAGAGGATCAACTTTACtcaccatatatatttacatgtattagaaaTTTACTGTGCTATGTTGGTGTGACATACAAGAATAAACAACAACGTTCCAACAATTATaaagaggtgtataaaataaagttaaaagtacagatatgggataaaatatgcataaatgcACAATACCAGtaggtatttacaatgtaaatagcATTATAAAGACTAGCTTAAAGTGCTACAGTGCAGTGACAGGTAATAGAGGGGTTGGGGGGAGCTAACTTGATtgtttgatcagattaactgcctggcgGAAGAAATTtataagatggtgtgaagttttttgtTTCAATAGCCCTACAGTGCTTTCAAGAAGGAAGCTTTTGGGAAAGCCAAACaagagaaatccaagcaacacacacaaaatgctggaggaactcagcaggccaggcagcatctatggaaaagagtaaagtcggtgtttctggccaaaacccttcagcaggactggagaaaaagctgagtagatttagaaggtggggtgaggggagaaagaaatgccaggtgataggtgaaatttggaagggggggggaatgaagcaaagagctaggatgttgattggttaaagagacagaaggccatggaagaaagaaaaaagggtgggggggggaggagcaccagagggaagcgatgggtgggcaagaagATAACATgaaagggacaaggggatggtaaGTGGTGAAAGTGGGGAGAGgcattactgaaagtttgagaaatcaatgttcatgccatcaggttggaggctaccccaacctaagtgtagccttatcacgacagtggagaaggccatggatgaacatatgggaatgggaagtggaattaaaatgggtggccactgggagatcccacctgTTCTGGCAGAGCATGGATGCTCGGTGAAGCCAGTTtgttgggtgggt is part of the Mobula birostris isolate sMobBir1 chromosome 4, sMobBir1.hap1, whole genome shotgun sequence genome and harbors:
- the mrps26 gene encoding small ribosomal subunit protein mS26 — translated: MWARCRSLLAARALGARPAPARGRKSRTDLPAKSKVDRVRVPTLVHPEELLVVQERYRQYEAIMGALRAEFKEAVLRKRYEEEVGSLAEERAKQEAEEHRKLMEFNDRENERLQKLREERLRQEMEVERQRKQQAAAYREQKQREFLSEKEREVLQLQEEAKNFITPENLDQRIEEAMDNPQNYNFAIDKEGRIVKQTVLQ